From the Mangifera indica cultivar Alphonso chromosome 10, CATAS_Mindica_2.1, whole genome shotgun sequence genome, one window contains:
- the LOC123227429 gene encoding zinc finger CCCH domain-containing protein 19-like isoform X2, with protein sequence MDPEDEDASKLLNLPTRFEDDSVADPHEEVQRETEPQCHSDSVAELSKARETAPERVSMGKGKEEADDSGEANEGEMSGGHLDVLEPVVGGGGNHEDLICEHGKKDEETEVKGDDAVEEREGRADVAEETGIKAEVAEETRHDAYVAEETRHDADVAEETRHDADVAEETRNDANVAEERRDDADVAEVTGTKVDLVEETEIKVDGIEETEVKADVVGETEMKAEVAEEMVTKADTTELTEIKVNMDKETEIKTDMTEEKEIKADIAGDTETNADMAEEREMDPDVAGEKEIKTYIAEETEIKEEVADPMEDRVTMVMEDRTAMLTEMEIVEDELTSGTEEVTRMAEDIAIQDGKKDADLVQETDEQGGVLAKLEVEADLKPEEMDTAGIAKETAAVEETSAAKAAGDVADKMGMLEEDIVMANVAGGAEVAEDTEMREVAKMEEVDTEMGDMAEEAGADITNEMERADVTEETETGEEGEEVGKTVGGKRKRGKNPKLPGRPPSKKKSEEDVCFICFDGGELVLCDRRGCPKAYHPSCVNRDEAFFRAKGRWNCGWHLCSICEKNAYYMCYTCTFSLCKGCIKDAVILCVRGNKGFCETCMRTVMLIETNQQGNKEMNQVDFDDKSSWEYLFKDYWLDLKGRLSLSSEEVTQAKNPWKGPDTHAGKRDSPDELYVATNDGGHGSDSSSENAEVTAPKKRKMRRRSKSRVKEGGSLGTRTANGAEGPSTDENVEWASKELLDLVMHMRNGDKSVLSQFDVQTLLLDYIKRYKLRDPHGRTHVICDSRLQNLFGKPRVGHFEMLKLLESHFLVREDSQVDDLQGSVVDTEANQMETDGNSDVLVKGSKDKKRKTRKKGDERGLQSNVDDYAAIDMHNINLIYLRRNLVEELLEDTETFHDKVVGSFVRIRISGSALKQDLYRLVQVVGTSKVAEPYRVGKRMTDILLEILNLSKTEVVSMDIISNQEFTEDECKRLRQSIKCGLINCLTVGDIQEKAMALQSVRVKDSMEAEILRLSHLRDRASDLGRRKELRECVEKLQLLKTPEERQRRLEDIPEIHSDPKMDPSYESDEDVGETDDKRQENYVRSRGSGFSRRGREPISPGRGASASNDSFSGTRNYSGGKELNRNLSNKGFSNKGDDFVGAGEIVNENLWNQARAKETLQLNSWEKPRIASNLETKNPHPIVLSEPNSRVVSEISPVPGSTGVAQSSPKINESEKMWHYKDPSGKVQGPFSMVQLRKWNNTGYFPTNLRIWRSTEKQEDSILLTDALSGNFSKDPPLADISLSQTVSYSGKAHGATLQQGMEIQVGGNSNFDQNRTAWNSHDSLSSGAQSVLSSSAGGAAPSSLEVPNSHRDGWASETNLPSPTPSTTVQSKGKAFEREWSPTPTKPSAPLMMTNQFPGGNGGQQSSAVLVPESGQLMHSSTPTSSTSKLSGNMDSLNMSHGVSSASKPEVGESPRVLVNSHQLPVTNSVVASMNAGVDLKNIGAALQSLVQPVTAQIPPTETHGFGSGLVAQPEMMAPSPKPGSGSQAWGNTSSQKLEPNNPVHMPAQSPAFAQPHASSFSMGNPSGSFPAPGQSGMPPSNSWRPLVPGQSNIQPPPAQPNIPWGMGVSGHQSAVPRQGPENQNTGWGQMPVNPSMGWGGQLPASTNMSWGAQGQAQAPPNANSGWSAPVNGQVPGNSVPTWVPPGQGPPPINANPVWVPPGQGPAPGNANPGWGAPTGNSVIWGGEQKNGGDRFSGQRDRNPQGGDSGYSGGRQWNNRQSSFGNRVGGDSSRPPFNKGQRVCKFHESGHCKKGSQCDYLHT encoded by the exons ATGGACCCTGAAGATGAAGATGCTTCAAAGTTATTGAACCTTCCTACTCGATTCGAAGATGACTCAGTTGCGGACCCGCATGAGGAGGTCCAACGAGAGACCGAGCCTCAATGCCACTCGGATTCGGTGGCCGAGTTGAGCAAGGCGCGTGAGACAGCACCTGAACGAGTATCTATGGGTAAAGGAAAAGAGGAAGCCGATGATTCTGGTGAAGCGAACGAGGGTGAGATGAGCGGAGGACATTTGGATGTTTTGGAACCGGTGGTTGGTGGTGGGGGTAACCATGAGGATTTGATTTGCGAGCACGGGAAGAAGGACGAAGAGACGGAAGTCAAAGGTGATGATGCGGTTGAGGAGAGGGAAGGGAGGGCGGATGTGGCTGAGGAGACGGGAATAAAAGCCGAAGTGGCTGAGGAGACGAGACATGATGCATACGTGGCCGAGGAGACGAGACATGATGCAGACGTTGCCGAGGAGACGAGACATGATGCAGACGTGGCAGAGGAGACCAGAAATGATGCAAACGTGGCAGAGGAGAGGAGAGATGATGCAGACGTGGCAGAGGTGACGGGTACAAAGGTGGACCTGGTAGAGGAGACGGAAATAAAGGTGGACGGGATAGAAGAGACAGAAGTAAAGGCGGATGTTGTCGGGGAGACTGAAATGAAAGCGGAAGTGGCTGAGGAGATGGTAACAAAGGCGGATACTACTGAATTAACGGAAATAAAGGTCAACATGGATAAGGAAACGGAGATAAAGACGGACATGACTGAGGAAAAGGAGATAAAGGCTGACATTGCTGGGGATACGGAGACAAATGCTGAC ATGGCCGAGGAAAGGGAGATGGATCCGGACGTGGCTGGGGAAAAGGAGATAAAGACATACATTGCTGAGGAAACGGAGATAAAGGAGGAAGTGGCAGACCCGATGGAAGATAGAGTGACAATGGTGATGGAGGATAGGACAGCAATGCTGACAGAGATGGAGATTGTTGAGGATGAGCTAACAAGTGGGACAGAAGAAGTGACACGAATGGCAGAGGATATTGCTATTCAGGATGGGAAAAAGGATGCAGATTTGGTGCAGGAGACTGACGAACAAGGGGGAGTGTTGGCAAAGTTGGAGGTTGAGGCTGACTTAAAACCTGAGGAGATGGACACGGCTGGCATAGCTAAGGAAACAGCTGCTGTTGAAGAAACCTCTGCGGCAAAAGCTGCTGGTGATGTGGCAGATAAGATGGGGATGCTAGAGGAGGATATTGTGATGGCTAATGTGGCTGGAGGAGCAGAAGTGGCAGAGGATACTGAAATGAGGGAGGTGGCAAAGATGGAGGAGGTGGATACAGAAATGGGTGACATGGCGGAAGAGGCTGGTGCTGATATAACCAATGAAATGGAGAGAGCTGATGTGACAGAGGAAACAGAGACTGGTGAAGAAGGGGAGGAAGTTGGTAAAACTGTTGGAGGTAAGAGGAAGCGAGGGAAGAACCCAAAACTCCCTGGGAGACCTCCCTCAAAGAAGAAATCAGAGGAGGATGTCTGTTTTATCTGTTTTGATGGTGGTGAACTTGTCCTCTGTGATCGCAG GGGATGTCCAAAGGCATACCACCCTTCATGTGTTAATCGTGATGAGGCCTTCTTTCGAGCTAAAGGTCGATGGAATTGTG gTTGGCATCTGTGCAGTATTTGTGAGAAGAATGCTTACTATATGTGCTACACGTGTACATTTTCCTTGTGCAAGGGTTGTATTAAAGATGCTGTCATCTTATGTGTGAGAGGTAACAAGGGCTTCTGTGAGACATGCATGAGAACTGTGATGTTGATAGAAACCAATCAGCAGGGAAACAAGGAAATG AATCAAGTAGATTTTGATGACAAAAGTAGCTGGGAATATCTCTTCAAGGATTACTGGCTTGATTTAAAAGGGCGGCTTTCTTTGAGCTCGGAAGAAGTGACACAGGCTAAAAATCCATGGAAGGGACCTGATACACATGCTGGTAAACGGGACTCACCTGATGAACTTTATGTGGCCACTAATGATGGGGGACATGGTTCAGACAGTTCTTCAGAGAATGCAGAAGTTACTGCccctaaaaaaagaaagatgaggAGACGGTCAAAATCCCGAGTCAAAGAGGGTGGTTCATTGGGAACAAGGACAGCAAATGGTGCTGAGGGGCCATCTACAGATGAAAATGTGGAGTGGGCATCAAAAGAGCTTCTTGATTTGGTTATGCACATGAGAAATGGTGATAAATCTGTTTTATCTCAGTTCGATGTGCAGACTCTCCTACTGGATTATATAAAAAGGTATAAGCTTCGTGATCCTCATGGTAGAACTCATGTTATTTGTGATTCACGGCTTCAAAATTTGTTTGGGAAACCACGTGTGGGGCACTTTGAAATGTTGAAGCTACTTGAATCCCACTTTCTTGTGAGAGAGGATTCTCAAGTGGACGATCTCCAAGGAAGTGTCGTTGATACTGAAGCTAATCAGATGGAGACTGATGGGAACTCTGATGTCCTAGTAAAAGGGAGTAAAGATAAGAAACGCAAAACACGTAAGAAGGGTGATGAGAGAGGACTCCAATCCAATGTAGATGATTATGCAGCTATTGATATGCATAACATCAATCTAATTTATTTGCGGCGCAATTTGGTGGAGGAACTTTTAGAAGATACTGAAACATTTCATGACAAAGTTGTTGGTTCTTTTGTGAGAATAAGAATATCCGGTAGTGCTCTAAAGCAAGACTTGTATAGGCTAGTCCAAGTTGTAG GTACAAGCAAAGTTGCTGAACCATACAGAGTCGGCAAAAGGATGACAGATATCCTGCTTGAAATATTGAATTTGAGCAAGACAGAAGTTGTGTCAATGGATATAATCTCAAACCAAGAGTTCACTGAG GATGAATGCAAGAGGCTGCGCCAGAGCATAAAATGTGGACTTATCAATTGTCTAACTGTG GGTGACATTCAGGAGAAGGCCATGGCTCTCCAGTCAGTCAGAGTAAAAGAT TCAATGGAAGCAGAGATATTGCGCCTGAGTCATCTACGTGATCGAGCCAGTGATTTAGGGCGTAGGAAAGA GCTTAGAGAATGTGTTGAGAAGTTGCAGCTCTTAAAGACACCAGAGGAGAGGCAGCGTAGACTGGAGGACATTCCAGAAATTCATTCGGACCCTAAAATGGATCCAAGTTATGAGTCGGATGAGGATGTTGGTGAAACAGATGACAAGAGACAAG AAAACTATGTGAGATCAAGAGGAAGTGGCTTTAGCAGGAGGGGAAGAGAACCCATTTCCCCTGGGAGAGGAGCTTCTGCTTCAAATGATTCTTTTAGTGGGACGAGGAATTATTCAGGTGGAAAAGAATTGAATAGAAACTTATCCAATAAAGGTTTCTCGAACAAAGGGGATGATTTTGTTGGAGCTGGTGAGATAGTGAATGAAAATCTATGGAACCAAGCAAGAGCTAAAGAAACTCTGCAGTTAAACAGTTGGGAGAAGCCAAGGATTGCTTCAAATTTAGAAACTAAAAATCCCCATCCTATTGTGTTATCTGAGCCAAATTCTAGAGTTGTTTCAGAAATTTCACCAGTACCTGGCTCTACAGGTGTAGCACAGTCTTCTCCTAAAATTAATGAATCAGAGAAAATGTGGCACTACAAGGATCCATCTGGAAAAGTTCAAGGACCATTTTCTATGGTGCAGCTGCGAAAATGGAACAACACTGGTTATTTTCCTACTAATTTGAGAATATGGAGATCTACTGAGAAGCAAGAGGACTCTATACTTCTGACTGATGCATTGAGTGGCAACTTCAGTAAAGATCCTCCACTGGCAGACATCAGTTTGTCTCAAACAGTTTCATACTCTGGGAAAGCTCATGGAGCAACTTTGCAGCAAGGAATGGAGATTCAAGTTGGTGGAAATTCAAACTTCGATCAGAATCGTACAGCTTGGAATTCACATGATTCCTTGAGTTCTGGGGCTCAATCTGTACTCAGTTCTTCTGCTGGTGGGGCTGCTCCATCCTCACTTGAGGTTCCTAACAGTCATAGAGATGGCTGGGCTTCTGAAACAAATCTCCCGTCTCCAACTCCAAGTACCACAGTTCAGTCCAAGGGAAAAGCTTTCGAAAGAGAATGGTCACCCACTCCAACTAAACCATCTGCTCCCCTGATGATGACCAACCAATTTCCGGGAGGCAATGGAGGGCAGCAATCTTCTGCTGTGCTTGTTCCTGAGAGTGGGCAATTGATGCATTCTTCCACTCCAACATCTTCTACATCAAAATTGAGTGGTAATATGGATAGTTTAAATATGTCTCATGGAGTGAGTTCTGCATCTAAGCCAGAAGTAGGTGAATCACCCAGGGTGCTAGTCAATTCCCATCAGCTACCAGTGACTAATTCGGTTGTTGCCTCAATGAATGCTGGtgttgatttgaaaaatattggtGCTGCTCTCCAGAGCTTGGTTCAACCTGTGACTGCTCAGATTCCCCCTACTGAAACTCACGGATTCGGGTCTGGTTTGGTTGCACAGCCAGAGATGATGGCTCCATCTCCAAAACCTGGGAGTGGATCTCAAGCATGGGGAAATACTTCATCTCAGAAGCTGGAGCCAAATAATCCAGTTCATATGCCTGCCCAATCTCCTGCTTTTGCTCAACCACATGCTTCATCCTTCAGTATGGGAAATCCATCTGGGAGTTTTCCTGCTCCTGGCCAATCTGGTATGCCACCATCCAATTCGTGGAGACCTCTAGTTCCTGGTCAATCAAACATACAGCCACCTCCTGCACAACCCAACATACCTTGGGGTATGGGTGTCTCAGGCCATCAAAGTGCTGTCCCGAGACAGGGGCCAGAGAATCAAAATACTGGTTGGGGGCAAATGCCCGTAAACCCAAGCATGGGTTGGGGAGGACAATTACCTGCAAGCACAAATATGAGCTGGGGAGCCCAGGGACAAGCACAGGCTCCTCCAAATGCAAATTCAGGTTGGTCTGCGCCTGTAAATGGACAAGTTCCTGGAAATTCAGTTCCTACCTGGGTGCCACCCGGGCAAGGACCACCACCCATAAATGCAAACCCAGTCTGGGTTCCTCCTGGACAAGGGCCAGCCCCTGGAAATGCAAATCCCGGTTGGGGAGCCCCTACTGGGAATTCAGTCATTTGGGGAGGTGAACAGAAGAACGGTGGAGACAGGTTCTCAGGCCAAAGAGATAGGAATCCTCAGGGTGGTGACTCTGGTTACAGTGGAGGTAGACAGTGGAATAATAGACAGTCATCATTTGGCAATCGAGTGGGGGGAGATTCATCAAGACCCCCATTTAATAAAGGGCAGAGGGTATGCAAATTCCATGAGAGTGGACATTGCAAGAAAGGATCTCAATGTGATTATCTACACACTTGA
- the LOC123227429 gene encoding zinc finger CCCH domain-containing protein 19-like isoform X1 has product MDPEDEDASKLLNLPTRFEDDSVADPHEEVQRETEPQCHSDSVAELSKARETAPERVSMGKGKEEADDSGEANEGEMSGGHLDVLEPVVGGGGNHEDLICEHGKKDEETEVKGDDAVEEREGRADVAEETGIKAEVAEETRHDAYVAEETRHDADVAEETRHDADVAEETRNDANVAEERRDDADVAEVTGTKVDLVEETEIKVDGIEETEVKADVVGETEMKAEVAEEMVTKADTTELTEIKVNMDKETEIKTDMTEEKEIKADIAGDTETNADIAGDTETNADMAEEREMDPDVAGEKEIKTYIAEETEIKEEVADPMEDRVTMVMEDRTAMLTEMEIVEDELTSGTEEVTRMAEDIAIQDGKKDADLVQETDEQGGVLAKLEVEADLKPEEMDTAGIAKETAAVEETSAAKAAGDVADKMGMLEEDIVMANVAGGAEVAEDTEMREVAKMEEVDTEMGDMAEEAGADITNEMERADVTEETETGEEGEEVGKTVGGKRKRGKNPKLPGRPPSKKKSEEDVCFICFDGGELVLCDRRGCPKAYHPSCVNRDEAFFRAKGRWNCGWHLCSICEKNAYYMCYTCTFSLCKGCIKDAVILCVRGNKGFCETCMRTVMLIETNQQGNKEMNQVDFDDKSSWEYLFKDYWLDLKGRLSLSSEEVTQAKNPWKGPDTHAGKRDSPDELYVATNDGGHGSDSSSENAEVTAPKKRKMRRRSKSRVKEGGSLGTRTANGAEGPSTDENVEWASKELLDLVMHMRNGDKSVLSQFDVQTLLLDYIKRYKLRDPHGRTHVICDSRLQNLFGKPRVGHFEMLKLLESHFLVREDSQVDDLQGSVVDTEANQMETDGNSDVLVKGSKDKKRKTRKKGDERGLQSNVDDYAAIDMHNINLIYLRRNLVEELLEDTETFHDKVVGSFVRIRISGSALKQDLYRLVQVVGTSKVAEPYRVGKRMTDILLEILNLSKTEVVSMDIISNQEFTEDECKRLRQSIKCGLINCLTVGDIQEKAMALQSVRVKDSMEAEILRLSHLRDRASDLGRRKELRECVEKLQLLKTPEERQRRLEDIPEIHSDPKMDPSYESDEDVGETDDKRQENYVRSRGSGFSRRGREPISPGRGASASNDSFSGTRNYSGGKELNRNLSNKGFSNKGDDFVGAGEIVNENLWNQARAKETLQLNSWEKPRIASNLETKNPHPIVLSEPNSRVVSEISPVPGSTGVAQSSPKINESEKMWHYKDPSGKVQGPFSMVQLRKWNNTGYFPTNLRIWRSTEKQEDSILLTDALSGNFSKDPPLADISLSQTVSYSGKAHGATLQQGMEIQVGGNSNFDQNRTAWNSHDSLSSGAQSVLSSSAGGAAPSSLEVPNSHRDGWASETNLPSPTPSTTVQSKGKAFEREWSPTPTKPSAPLMMTNQFPGGNGGQQSSAVLVPESGQLMHSSTPTSSTSKLSGNMDSLNMSHGVSSASKPEVGESPRVLVNSHQLPVTNSVVASMNAGVDLKNIGAALQSLVQPVTAQIPPTETHGFGSGLVAQPEMMAPSPKPGSGSQAWGNTSSQKLEPNNPVHMPAQSPAFAQPHASSFSMGNPSGSFPAPGQSGMPPSNSWRPLVPGQSNIQPPPAQPNIPWGMGVSGHQSAVPRQGPENQNTGWGQMPVNPSMGWGGQLPASTNMSWGAQGQAQAPPNANSGWSAPVNGQVPGNSVPTWVPPGQGPPPINANPVWVPPGQGPAPGNANPGWGAPTGNSVIWGGEQKNGGDRFSGQRDRNPQGGDSGYSGGRQWNNRQSSFGNRVGGDSSRPPFNKGQRVCKFHESGHCKKGSQCDYLHT; this is encoded by the exons ATGGACCCTGAAGATGAAGATGCTTCAAAGTTATTGAACCTTCCTACTCGATTCGAAGATGACTCAGTTGCGGACCCGCATGAGGAGGTCCAACGAGAGACCGAGCCTCAATGCCACTCGGATTCGGTGGCCGAGTTGAGCAAGGCGCGTGAGACAGCACCTGAACGAGTATCTATGGGTAAAGGAAAAGAGGAAGCCGATGATTCTGGTGAAGCGAACGAGGGTGAGATGAGCGGAGGACATTTGGATGTTTTGGAACCGGTGGTTGGTGGTGGGGGTAACCATGAGGATTTGATTTGCGAGCACGGGAAGAAGGACGAAGAGACGGAAGTCAAAGGTGATGATGCGGTTGAGGAGAGGGAAGGGAGGGCGGATGTGGCTGAGGAGACGGGAATAAAAGCCGAAGTGGCTGAGGAGACGAGACATGATGCATACGTGGCCGAGGAGACGAGACATGATGCAGACGTTGCCGAGGAGACGAGACATGATGCAGACGTGGCAGAGGAGACCAGAAATGATGCAAACGTGGCAGAGGAGAGGAGAGATGATGCAGACGTGGCAGAGGTGACGGGTACAAAGGTGGACCTGGTAGAGGAGACGGAAATAAAGGTGGACGGGATAGAAGAGACAGAAGTAAAGGCGGATGTTGTCGGGGAGACTGAAATGAAAGCGGAAGTGGCTGAGGAGATGGTAACAAAGGCGGATACTACTGAATTAACGGAAATAAAGGTCAACATGGATAAGGAAACGGAGATAAAGACGGACATGACTGAGGAAAAGGAGATAAAGGCTGACATTGCTGGGGATACGGAGACAAATGCTGACATTGCTGGGGATACGGAGACAAATGCTGACATGGCCGAGGAAAGGGAGATGGATCCGGACGTGGCTGGGGAAAAGGAGATAAAGACATACATTGCTGAGGAAACGGAGATAAAGGAGGAAGTGGCAGACCCGATGGAAGATAGAGTGACAATGGTGATGGAGGATAGGACAGCAATGCTGACAGAGATGGAGATTGTTGAGGATGAGCTAACAAGTGGGACAGAAGAAGTGACACGAATGGCAGAGGATATTGCTATTCAGGATGGGAAAAAGGATGCAGATTTGGTGCAGGAGACTGACGAACAAGGGGGAGTGTTGGCAAAGTTGGAGGTTGAGGCTGACTTAAAACCTGAGGAGATGGACACGGCTGGCATAGCTAAGGAAACAGCTGCTGTTGAAGAAACCTCTGCGGCAAAAGCTGCTGGTGATGTGGCAGATAAGATGGGGATGCTAGAGGAGGATATTGTGATGGCTAATGTGGCTGGAGGAGCAGAAGTGGCAGAGGATACTGAAATGAGGGAGGTGGCAAAGATGGAGGAGGTGGATACAGAAATGGGTGACATGGCGGAAGAGGCTGGTGCTGATATAACCAATGAAATGGAGAGAGCTGATGTGACAGAGGAAACAGAGACTGGTGAAGAAGGGGAGGAAGTTGGTAAAACTGTTGGAGGTAAGAGGAAGCGAGGGAAGAACCCAAAACTCCCTGGGAGACCTCCCTCAAAGAAGAAATCAGAGGAGGATGTCTGTTTTATCTGTTTTGATGGTGGTGAACTTGTCCTCTGTGATCGCAG GGGATGTCCAAAGGCATACCACCCTTCATGTGTTAATCGTGATGAGGCCTTCTTTCGAGCTAAAGGTCGATGGAATTGTG gTTGGCATCTGTGCAGTATTTGTGAGAAGAATGCTTACTATATGTGCTACACGTGTACATTTTCCTTGTGCAAGGGTTGTATTAAAGATGCTGTCATCTTATGTGTGAGAGGTAACAAGGGCTTCTGTGAGACATGCATGAGAACTGTGATGTTGATAGAAACCAATCAGCAGGGAAACAAGGAAATG AATCAAGTAGATTTTGATGACAAAAGTAGCTGGGAATATCTCTTCAAGGATTACTGGCTTGATTTAAAAGGGCGGCTTTCTTTGAGCTCGGAAGAAGTGACACAGGCTAAAAATCCATGGAAGGGACCTGATACACATGCTGGTAAACGGGACTCACCTGATGAACTTTATGTGGCCACTAATGATGGGGGACATGGTTCAGACAGTTCTTCAGAGAATGCAGAAGTTACTGCccctaaaaaaagaaagatgaggAGACGGTCAAAATCCCGAGTCAAAGAGGGTGGTTCATTGGGAACAAGGACAGCAAATGGTGCTGAGGGGCCATCTACAGATGAAAATGTGGAGTGGGCATCAAAAGAGCTTCTTGATTTGGTTATGCACATGAGAAATGGTGATAAATCTGTTTTATCTCAGTTCGATGTGCAGACTCTCCTACTGGATTATATAAAAAGGTATAAGCTTCGTGATCCTCATGGTAGAACTCATGTTATTTGTGATTCACGGCTTCAAAATTTGTTTGGGAAACCACGTGTGGGGCACTTTGAAATGTTGAAGCTACTTGAATCCCACTTTCTTGTGAGAGAGGATTCTCAAGTGGACGATCTCCAAGGAAGTGTCGTTGATACTGAAGCTAATCAGATGGAGACTGATGGGAACTCTGATGTCCTAGTAAAAGGGAGTAAAGATAAGAAACGCAAAACACGTAAGAAGGGTGATGAGAGAGGACTCCAATCCAATGTAGATGATTATGCAGCTATTGATATGCATAACATCAATCTAATTTATTTGCGGCGCAATTTGGTGGAGGAACTTTTAGAAGATACTGAAACATTTCATGACAAAGTTGTTGGTTCTTTTGTGAGAATAAGAATATCCGGTAGTGCTCTAAAGCAAGACTTGTATAGGCTAGTCCAAGTTGTAG GTACAAGCAAAGTTGCTGAACCATACAGAGTCGGCAAAAGGATGACAGATATCCTGCTTGAAATATTGAATTTGAGCAAGACAGAAGTTGTGTCAATGGATATAATCTCAAACCAAGAGTTCACTGAG GATGAATGCAAGAGGCTGCGCCAGAGCATAAAATGTGGACTTATCAATTGTCTAACTGTG GGTGACATTCAGGAGAAGGCCATGGCTCTCCAGTCAGTCAGAGTAAAAGAT TCAATGGAAGCAGAGATATTGCGCCTGAGTCATCTACGTGATCGAGCCAGTGATTTAGGGCGTAGGAAAGA GCTTAGAGAATGTGTTGAGAAGTTGCAGCTCTTAAAGACACCAGAGGAGAGGCAGCGTAGACTGGAGGACATTCCAGAAATTCATTCGGACCCTAAAATGGATCCAAGTTATGAGTCGGATGAGGATGTTGGTGAAACAGATGACAAGAGACAAG AAAACTATGTGAGATCAAGAGGAAGTGGCTTTAGCAGGAGGGGAAGAGAACCCATTTCCCCTGGGAGAGGAGCTTCTGCTTCAAATGATTCTTTTAGTGGGACGAGGAATTATTCAGGTGGAAAAGAATTGAATAGAAACTTATCCAATAAAGGTTTCTCGAACAAAGGGGATGATTTTGTTGGAGCTGGTGAGATAGTGAATGAAAATCTATGGAACCAAGCAAGAGCTAAAGAAACTCTGCAGTTAAACAGTTGGGAGAAGCCAAGGATTGCTTCAAATTTAGAAACTAAAAATCCCCATCCTATTGTGTTATCTGAGCCAAATTCTAGAGTTGTTTCAGAAATTTCACCAGTACCTGGCTCTACAGGTGTAGCACAGTCTTCTCCTAAAATTAATGAATCAGAGAAAATGTGGCACTACAAGGATCCATCTGGAAAAGTTCAAGGACCATTTTCTATGGTGCAGCTGCGAAAATGGAACAACACTGGTTATTTTCCTACTAATTTGAGAATATGGAGATCTACTGAGAAGCAAGAGGACTCTATACTTCTGACTGATGCATTGAGTGGCAACTTCAGTAAAGATCCTCCACTGGCAGACATCAGTTTGTCTCAAACAGTTTCATACTCTGGGAAAGCTCATGGAGCAACTTTGCAGCAAGGAATGGAGATTCAAGTTGGTGGAAATTCAAACTTCGATCAGAATCGTACAGCTTGGAATTCACATGATTCCTTGAGTTCTGGGGCTCAATCTGTACTCAGTTCTTCTGCTGGTGGGGCTGCTCCATCCTCACTTGAGGTTCCTAACAGTCATAGAGATGGCTGGGCTTCTGAAACAAATCTCCCGTCTCCAACTCCAAGTACCACAGTTCAGTCCAAGGGAAAAGCTTTCGAAAGAGAATGGTCACCCACTCCAACTAAACCATCTGCTCCCCTGATGATGACCAACCAATTTCCGGGAGGCAATGGAGGGCAGCAATCTTCTGCTGTGCTTGTTCCTGAGAGTGGGCAATTGATGCATTCTTCCACTCCAACATCTTCTACATCAAAATTGAGTGGTAATATGGATAGTTTAAATATGTCTCATGGAGTGAGTTCTGCATCTAAGCCAGAAGTAGGTGAATCACCCAGGGTGCTAGTCAATTCCCATCAGCTACCAGTGACTAATTCGGTTGTTGCCTCAATGAATGCTGGtgttgatttgaaaaatattggtGCTGCTCTCCAGAGCTTGGTTCAACCTGTGACTGCTCAGATTCCCCCTACTGAAACTCACGGATTCGGGTCTGGTTTGGTTGCACAGCCAGAGATGATGGCTCCATCTCCAAAACCTGGGAGTGGATCTCAAGCATGGGGAAATACTTCATCTCAGAAGCTGGAGCCAAATAATCCAGTTCATATGCCTGCCCAATCTCCTGCTTTTGCTCAACCACATGCTTCATCCTTCAGTATGGGAAATCCATCTGGGAGTTTTCCTGCTCCTGGCCAATCTGGTATGCCACCATCCAATTCGTGGAGACCTCTAGTTCCTGGTCAATCAAACATACAGCCACCTCCTGCACAACCCAACATACCTTGGGGTATGGGTGTCTCAGGCCATCAAAGTGCTGTCCCGAGACAGGGGCCAGAGAATCAAAATACTGGTTGGGGGCAAATGCCCGTAAACCCAAGCATGGGTTGGGGAGGACAATTACCTGCAAGCACAAATATGAGCTGGGGAGCCCAGGGACAAGCACAGGCTCCTCCAAATGCAAATTCAGGTTGGTCTGCGCCTGTAAATGGACAAGTTCCTGGAAATTCAGTTCCTACCTGGGTGCCACCCGGGCAAGGACCACCACCCATAAATGCAAACCCAGTCTGGGTTCCTCCTGGACAAGGGCCAGCCCCTGGAAATGCAAATCCCGGTTGGGGAGCCCCTACTGGGAATTCAGTCATTTGGGGAGGTGAACAGAAGAACGGTGGAGACAGGTTCTCAGGCCAAAGAGATAGGAATCCTCAGGGTGGTGACTCTGGTTACAGTGGAGGTAGACAGTGGAATAATAGACAGTCATCATTTGGCAATCGAGTGGGGGGAGATTCATCAAGACCCCCATTTAATAAAGGGCAGAGGGTATGCAAATTCCATGAGAGTGGACATTGCAAGAAAGGATCTCAATGTGATTATCTACACACTTGA